In Podarcis raffonei isolate rPodRaf1 chromosome 11, rPodRaf1.pri, whole genome shotgun sequence, the sequence atgttttaatgtgttgtaaaccactttggttcGCCCCACCttcaaaatataaagcagtatagaaatgaaatgattaatgatgatgatgattctgtgTTTGTTTCTCCGCagccccactgctgctgctgctgctgccgagtTGCCCTGTTTGCCCGCGAGGACTTTGAGGAGGCCGGGAGGCAGAACTCGCGCCGCAGCGCGTGATGGTGGGAGCCATTCCCAGGCAGCCACGCCGCTTCTGGGGAGTGCCAGGGTGGAAGATCTCGCCTGCCGGCTACGCCAGCCACCGCCTGCTGCTGGAGGGGGAGCCCAGGGCGCCCAGGGGGAGGACGAGGGACCCTTTGCAGAGGGGTGAGTGCCCGGCTGCTATGAGGCAGGCTTGCCCCCCCATGGGGCACTTGGGCTAGTGGGCTGCAGCAGGGGGTTCAGGACTTTGCTGCCGTGTCCCTTTGCCAAACTGCTCCTGAGCTGGAGAGCTGGAGAGTTTGTCTCTACTTGGTCAGGTTTGGCAAGGGCCGGAGGAGGAGACAGCATCACATGTCCTGCGGAAgtagtacgactcatgcaacatgttggcgactaatatacacacaataattaccaaaataattatacattctttatcaagcTTCTTAGAAAAATACTCCCAAGGTAGTTTTCCGGgcaagccccagtaaaagggccccatcgggggcaaacagcggcctcttgattacttggactgccagggctaaacaggtgcaaaacgccggcaccctgtcaTCTACAACTTCATTAGCATCCACctacaacttcactagcatctctcggtattgtgaacaacaccaaacttaccttttgttgctatcttcatgaacttacctaaaaagataaaggaaacaaaagactgagttaagcatccATTGAAATCAGACATTACAAGTTCATCTTAGGTTAGGTTATGTGGCTTTgcataaggttttgtatttttctcagaagattgataaagaatgtataattattttggtaattaCTGTGTGTATATTAGttgccaacgtgttgcatgagtcgtactaGTACCTCTCCTAATTGGAGGCTGATGCCAGACTCGGCGGAACGGGGCGGGGGTGTATGTGTGGATTGGCTGCTCTTGCTATTTTGTTGTTgggatctgtctgtctcgagagacaatggggtgaagccaaactgctgcgttgcagcaccaaagtgacctccctggggggcaagcctgggcagcgtggaaggaggttctgggctgcccagacaacaagaccccctctcTTGGCTtcgcccaaaggaaagcagagcaagatgtttggcactagcttggatgcaggagttgctggaaggagacctacaaggcgccatccaaccatcttagggcaGGGGGCGGCAACCTGTAGCCCAtgagccacaagcggcccacgggggttgtttaaaTGGCCCACGAGAcacccccaaactgagccacccgctcggcgagtccccgcgtgctgcactaaaccagcgcAGCGCGGAGCAGGGACTCACTTTCGTGGccccggaaatcgcgtctgcgcatgacCCCTGATCTTAGGGGCTCCGCTCTGGATTTGTGGTGGGTTTCCTACTTAGCCTAATCTTCTTCCAAAGACATCCTGCAAAGCAGTGGACAttgaggaccagagttttccttctcctggagtTTTCCTTCCCAACGTGACAAGCCTTTGCCTCTACAcctgtggttctcaacctgtgggtcctccagacgttgttggactacaactcccatcattcctagccagcatgaccagtgtcCAGGGACACAGAATTGATAAGCATCCTGGCAATATCTCTCCACTTTCTTGAGGCTGTACATGAGTTCATGAGCCTTTCCCCCCCCTGCCCCTCACTCGCCTTCTCTTCTCGTTCCAGATGCAGCCATGAAGCACACTTCATAGCAGGGGCTTTCTCCAGGCTCCCGAACGCCCCGCGGCACTTTAGCACCCTTCCCTGCCCCACCGCACCCCATGCGGCACATCAATGCAGAGTCGGCCCTCCCCCAGGAGCGCAGTGCAGGCACCAGccgggaggaggagcaggaggaagaggaggaggaggaagggcccCTCCCCTGGCGCCGCCACCGCGGGGTCCTGATGGGTTGCGGCCCCCCGGAGCTCGCCTGCCAGAAGGTCTACCAGGTCTCCATCTTCTCCCCGCCGGCCGGCTGCTCCCCACCTCCGGAACAGAGGGCCCCCGGGAGGCAGCCCATCAAGCGCCCCTGCCCGGAGCCCCAGCGGGGGCCGGAGGGGGCCGAGTGGGACGCCAAGAGGGGCCGCTGGGAGGAGGGGGACGACGACATTGAGGATGGGCTGCTGGTGGACGAGCTCTCCCTGGGGGGTGCCGCCCAGCACTTCTCCCACAGCGGCCTGCGGGTGGTGGAGCACCGCCCCGAGAGCAGCCCCCCCAGGGCACGAGCGCAGGCCCCGCACACCCCTTGCGACACTTTGCACACGGCGAAGAGAGGCTGCGCCCCCGCCTCGCCGGACCCTGGCCCCGCCggggggcaggaggagaatgggggccccagggaccaggggCCCTCCAGCCCCAACCGCCTCCTGGGCCCTGGCTTGCACAACCTtgcacatcagccccagctggggGATGCGGCCCTTGCTGCACCTGGAGGACACCTAGATCCTGGCACTCCGCCGGCATCTCGAGGCTCGGATGCCAACGGGCTGGGCTCTGCCGAAAAGACTCCACACCCCGGCTGCGGGCTCCTTGGCGGAGGGGCCGGCTGCTGCCCGGCGAAGCGGAAGTTGCTGCCCTCCTCGGCAGAGGGGGCGGCTGAGGCAGGGGCCTCCGAGGACGAGGGGCGCCCCCCTgcccggaagaagaagaagcgggCCCCACCCTGCCCCCCTGTGCC encodes:
- the ATOSB gene encoding atos homolog protein B: MRHINAESALPQERSAGTSREEEQEEEEEEEGPLPWRRHRGVLMGCGPPELACQKVYQVSIFSPPAGCSPPPEQRAPGRQPIKRPCPEPQRGPEGAEWDAKRGRWEEGDDDIEDGLLVDELSLGGAAQHFSHSGLRVVEHRPESSPPRARAQAPHTPCDTLHTAKRGCAPASPDPGPAGGQEENGGPRDQGPSSPNRLLGPGLHNLAHQPQLGDAALAAPGGHLDPGTPPASRGSDANGLGSAEKTPHPGCGLLGGGAGCCPAKRKLLPSSAEGAAEAGASEDEGRPPARKKKKRAPPCPPVPASCRSTDAKGAPFWNHLLPVAKGSATSGSASCQLKAGLRLKQRHLRSSLPRSPAGCRPPSATPWATTSTSRALLGNFEESILKGRFPPAGRIEGFTAEIGASGSYCPQHATLPVEVTYFDIAEHSAPSPFLGVIDLESLGKKGYSIPKTGTIQVTLFNPNKTVVKMFLVTYDFHDMPANHLTFLRHRIFLVPVGEEVEQGPSPAQSEVPRKVLCYLMHLRFHSSKSGKIYLHDNIRLLFSRKSIEIDSGIPYELKSFTELPRNPCYSPRA